In one window of Gemmatimonadaceae bacterium DNA:
- a CDS encoding cupin domain-containing protein — MTEEDRLRAHPHERLAGNAQHIDLSAAAAKLRAEPHAAKNGHRQVALARHGALAQLLFVFEPDGELKAHRTDGEVTIHVLSGELVVTLEDGPRVLHGGQLLCLAGNVTHSVRATTASEMLLTICHRARA, encoded by the coding sequence ATGACTGAAGAGGATCGCCTGCGCGCGCACCCGCACGAGCGCTTGGCTGGCAACGCGCAGCACATCGACTTGTCGGCTGCGGCCGCGAAATTACGCGCCGAACCGCACGCGGCCAAGAATGGACATCGTCAGGTCGCGCTCGCGCGCCATGGCGCACTCGCCCAGCTGCTGTTTGTGTTCGAGCCGGACGGTGAGCTCAAGGCGCACCGCACCGACGGCGAAGTCACCATTCACGTGCTTTCTGGGGAGCTCGTGGTGACACTGGAGGATGGTCCGCGGGTTCTCCACGGTGGGCAACTCCTTTGTCTCGCAGGGAATGTCACGCACTCCGTGCGCGCGACGACGGCGAGCGAGATGCTCCTGACAATCTGTCACCGTGCTCGCGCGTAG
- the nirK gene encoding nitrite reductase, copper-containing has protein sequence MHNAPAQALRLLALTILTLVAACGGERLRGEETAVLTSPPEVPPPITRKHPTKVIVNLGAHEQTSRLADGVDYTFWTFGGTVPGSFIRVRQGDVVEFHLANHPSSKNPHNIDLHAVTGPGGGASASLVTPGQTATFTFEALNPGLYVYHCATSPVGMHIANGMYGLILVEPKGGLPAVDREYYVQQGEFYTRGNFGVAGHQPFDMQRAIDEDPAYVVFNGSAGALMGEKALTAEVGETVRLFVGNGGPNLVSSFHVIGEIFDRVYTEGGTKSINENVQTTLIPAGGAAIVEFKLETTGNYILVDHSIFRAFNKGAIGMLTVGGAPDSGVYSGRQYEGIYQPEGGAMQRMPTSDAPAPATARNRAEQITMGERVYAQNCAACHQPAGNGLAGAFPPLAGSDYLNADVTRAIGVVLHGLSGPVTVNGVQYNSLMPALSLADEDVANVLTYVYSQWGNNGTRVTPDQVKTVRAAGGRRVNMDAH, from the coding sequence ATGCACAATGCTCCTGCCCAAGCTCTCCGGCTCCTAGCTCTGACCATTCTCACCTTGGTCGCAGCCTGCGGCGGCGAGCGACTCCGTGGAGAGGAGACGGCGGTGCTCACGTCGCCGCCCGAAGTGCCGCCGCCGATTACGCGCAAGCATCCCACGAAGGTCATCGTCAATCTCGGGGCACACGAGCAGACGTCTCGGCTCGCCGACGGAGTGGACTACACGTTCTGGACTTTCGGTGGCACAGTACCCGGATCCTTCATTCGTGTGCGGCAGGGCGACGTTGTGGAGTTCCATCTTGCCAATCATCCATCCAGCAAGAATCCGCACAACATTGACCTGCACGCGGTAACTGGGCCCGGTGGTGGTGCATCGGCATCGCTGGTGACTCCTGGTCAGACGGCGACGTTCACCTTCGAGGCGCTGAATCCCGGATTGTACGTCTACCACTGCGCAACGTCGCCGGTGGGGATGCACATTGCGAACGGTATGTACGGGCTCATCCTCGTAGAGCCCAAGGGCGGTCTCCCGGCGGTTGATCGCGAGTACTACGTGCAGCAGGGCGAGTTCTACACGCGCGGGAACTTCGGCGTTGCGGGCCACCAACCCTTCGATATGCAACGTGCCATCGACGAGGATCCTGCCTACGTCGTGTTCAATGGCTCGGCCGGCGCCCTGATGGGTGAGAAGGCGCTCACAGCTGAAGTGGGTGAGACCGTGCGACTGTTCGTGGGGAATGGTGGGCCAAACCTCGTCTCGAGCTTCCACGTCATCGGCGAGATCTTCGACCGCGTGTACACGGAAGGCGGCACGAAGAGCATCAACGAGAATGTGCAGACCACGCTGATTCCCGCGGGCGGAGCAGCCATCGTCGAGTTCAAGCTCGAGACCACGGGTAACTACATCCTCGTGGACCACTCCATCTTCCGTGCCTTCAACAAGGGCGCCATCGGTATGCTGACGGTGGGCGGTGCGCCGGACAGCGGCGTCTACTCCGGCCGGCAGTACGAGGGCATCTACCAGCCCGAGGGCGGTGCGATGCAACGGATGCCGACGAGTGACGCGCCAGCGCCAGCCACGGCGCGGAATCGGGCGGAACAGATCACCATGGGCGAGCGCGTTTACGCGCAAAATTGCGCCGCCTGCCATCAACCAGCCGGTAACGGGCTGGCTGGGGCGTTCCCACCGCTCGCCGGATCAGACTATCTGAACGCTGACGTGACGCGCGCCATCGGCGTGGTGCTGCACGGCCTCTCGGGCCCCGTGACGGTGAATGGCGTGCAGTACAACAGCCTGATGCCAGCGCTGTCGCTCGCTGACGAAGACGTCGCCAACGTCCTGACGTACGTCTACAGCCAATGGGGCAACAACGGCACGCGTGTCACGCCAGACCAAGTCAAGACCGTACGTGCGGCAGGCGGGCGACGCGTGAACATGGATGCTCACTAG
- a CDS encoding addiction module protein — protein sequence MVERSQTLESLTAEERIALIGRLWDSLDPAAAAPLTPSLAADLDRRETEADADPDAGIPWAALRDELRARIR from the coding sequence ATGGTTGAACGGTCGCAGACCCTCGAATCCCTCACCGCCGAAGAGCGCATCGCGCTGATCGGCCGTCTCTGGGACAGTCTTGATCCGGCGGCCGCCGCGCCGCTCACGCCTTCCCTCGCCGCGGATCTCGACCGCCGCGAAACCGAAGCTGATGCCGATCCTGACGCGGGCATTCCGTGGGCCGCTCTCCGCGATGAGCTGCGGGCCCGGATTCGCTAA
- a CDS encoding type II toxin-antitoxin system RelE/ParE family toxin, translating into MSALRIRAQARAEIAEAFEWYLARSQDASVDFLEELDVAMNKIVEAPEHFPVVRGRLRRVLLHRFPYAVYFKLYPNSISVVGVIHGHRHPATWLRRAGP; encoded by the coding sequence GTGTCCGCCCTCCGCATCAGGGCGCAGGCCCGCGCCGAAATTGCGGAAGCGTTCGAATGGTATCTCGCCCGATCCCAAGACGCATCGGTGGACTTTCTGGAAGAGCTCGACGTCGCCATGAACAAGATCGTGGAGGCACCTGAACACTTTCCCGTCGTACGCGGCCGACTACGTCGAGTGTTGCTGCACCGATTTCCGTACGCGGTCTATTTCAAGCTGTATCCCAACAGTATCAGCGTTGTCGGCGTCATCCACGGTCATCGTCACCCCGCCACTTGGCTTCGTCGCGCCGGGCCATAA
- a CDS encoding IS1182 family transposase produces MARYKYIDTQPKLIPVDLSRQLLPGTFEHALNHLLDHEIDLSHFDARFQNDATGAPAYPPALLLKVVLFAYSQGIVSSRQIERVCQEHVTFIALCGDRAPHFTTIARFVSTLGTAIAPVFAAILAVCDAQGLIGREMFAIDGVKLPSNASKHRSGTRADFERQAEKLEAATTTMLTRHRAADTAPTEPDPDTKATKRIEKLEHDAAQIRTWLARNPEERRGAKGAIRKSNRTDNESAKMATSKGVLQGYTGVAAVDAAHQIIVDAQAHGTGSEQELLLPVVRAVHAWRTADTLITADAGYHSEANLQQLAAMQVPTLIADNDMRRRDERFATQDRYTVLPNPLHDKSKPTVTATPLFTPNDFHYDADARTCTCPAGQSLYRKGRANMTKDYVGEHFRGAKRDCVPCALRALCLRTPDTTAVRNVAFFRGRVEPDTRQPRETHTMRMKARIDSPRGREQYGRRFATVEPVFANLRHNKRLDRFTLRGRAKVDGQWKLFCLVHNIEKLAHAGYAA; encoded by the coding sequence ATGGCCCGCTACAAGTACATCGATACCCAGCCGAAGTTGATCCCGGTGGATCTGTCCCGCCAGCTGCTCCCTGGGACGTTCGAGCACGCGTTGAATCATCTGCTCGACCACGAAATCGACCTGTCCCACTTCGACGCCCGCTTCCAGAACGATGCGACGGGCGCACCGGCCTATCCGCCCGCGCTGTTGCTCAAGGTGGTGCTCTTCGCCTACTCGCAGGGGATCGTGAGCAGCCGACAGATCGAACGGGTGTGTCAGGAGCACGTGACGTTCATCGCGCTGTGTGGGGATCGCGCGCCCCACTTCACGACGATCGCGAGGTTCGTGAGCACGCTCGGGACTGCCATCGCGCCGGTGTTTGCCGCGATCCTCGCCGTGTGCGACGCGCAGGGGCTGATCGGCCGCGAGATGTTTGCGATTGATGGGGTGAAGCTGCCGAGCAATGCCTCGAAACATCGCAGTGGGACGCGGGCCGATTTCGAACGCCAGGCGGAGAAGCTCGAGGCGGCCACTACGACGATGCTCACGCGCCATCGGGCCGCCGACACGGCGCCCACCGAGCCGGATCCGGACACGAAAGCCACCAAACGGATCGAGAAGTTGGAACACGATGCCGCGCAGATTCGCACGTGGCTCGCGCGGAATCCGGAGGAGCGTCGCGGCGCGAAAGGGGCGATCCGCAAGAGCAATCGCACGGACAATGAGAGCGCGAAGATGGCGACGAGCAAGGGCGTCCTACAGGGCTACACGGGCGTCGCGGCGGTCGATGCGGCGCATCAGATCATTGTGGACGCGCAGGCACACGGCACGGGCTCCGAGCAGGAACTGCTCCTGCCCGTGGTGAGGGCCGTGCACGCGTGGCGGACCGCTGACACGCTGATCACGGCCGACGCGGGGTATCATAGCGAAGCGAACCTGCAGCAGCTCGCGGCGATGCAGGTGCCGACCTTGATCGCGGACAACGACATGCGCCGTCGGGATGAACGCTTCGCGACGCAAGACCGCTACACGGTGCTCCCCAATCCACTGCACGACAAATCAAAACCGACGGTCACCGCCACCCCGCTGTTCACGCCGAACGATTTCCACTACGACGCCGACGCGCGCACGTGCACCTGTCCCGCCGGCCAATCGCTCTACCGAAAAGGGCGCGCGAATATGACCAAGGACTATGTCGGCGAACACTTCCGCGGCGCGAAGCGCGACTGCGTCCCGTGTGCGCTGCGGGCGCTGTGTCTCCGCACGCCCGACACGACCGCTGTGCGCAACGTCGCTTTCTTTCGAGGCCGCGTCGAACCCGATACGCGGCAGCCCCGCGAAACGCACACCATGCGCATGAAGGCGCGGATCGATTCCCCACGCGGCCGCGAGCAATACGGTCGCCGCTTCGCGACGGTCGAGCCGGTGTTTGCGAACTTGCGGCACAACAAGCGCCTCGATCGCTTCACGCTGCGCGGGCGCGCGAAAGTGGATGGCCAATGGAAACTGTTTTGCCTGGTGCACAACATTGAAAAGCTCGCCCACGCGGGCTACGCGGCGTAG
- a CDS encoding type II toxin-antitoxin system Phd/YefM family antitoxin, translating to MPKLKPSRDIQPVTEFRANAAQFIEQVQATGEPVILTQHGRSAAVLLDVGSYEGMLDELALLRDVRKAEQQVAAGKILTHAAVAKKLRVRLAR from the coding sequence ATGCCGAAATTGAAGCCCAGCCGCGATATCCAGCCGGTGACGGAGTTCCGGGCCAATGCCGCGCAGTTCATCGAGCAGGTCCAGGCCACCGGCGAGCCGGTCATCCTGACGCAGCACGGTCGGAGCGCGGCGGTGCTCTTAGACGTGGGCTCTTACGAGGGGATGCTCGATGAACTCGCCCTGTTACGGGACGTGCGGAAGGCGGAGCAGCAAGTGGCGGCAGGGAAGATCCTCACGCACGCGGCGGTGGCGAAGAAGCTCCGGGTGCGTCTCGCGCGATGA
- a CDS encoding type II toxin-antitoxin system RelE/ParE family toxin: protein MKVVWSPLAEQRALEAVDFIAQDRPAAAAAWLEKLLARVKALERFEQQGRVVREIGLPAYREVLHAPYRIIYRVDAARVVILTLRHERRAWDAAEVSGGV from the coding sequence ATGAAGGTCGTCTGGTCCCCGCTCGCAGAGCAGCGGGCATTGGAGGCCGTGGACTTCATCGCGCAAGATCGTCCGGCGGCAGCGGCGGCGTGGCTCGAGAAATTGCTGGCGCGTGTGAAGGCATTGGAACGGTTTGAGCAGCAAGGGCGCGTTGTGCGCGAGATCGGGCTCCCAGCGTATCGCGAAGTGCTGCACGCGCCATATCGGATCATCTATCGGGTGGATGCGGCCCGTGTGGTGATTCTCACCCTCCGGCACGAGCGACGGGCGTGGGACGCGGCGGAAGTCAGCGGCGGCGTATAA
- a CDS encoding BrnT family toxin has translation MTAQLVGFDWDRGNAEKNWARHGVSRAEAEEVFFNRPVLLAEDAKHSAHERRYNLLGRSNAGRLLSVIFTVRQNLVRVISARPMSRKERSHYAKVPFEAP, from the coding sequence CTGACTGCCCAGCTCGTCGGCTTCGACTGGGACCGTGGAAACGCCGAGAAGAACTGGGCGCGCCACGGCGTGTCGCGGGCGGAGGCGGAGGAGGTCTTCTTCAATCGGCCGGTACTGCTGGCCGAGGATGCGAAGCACTCGGCTCACGAGCGGCGCTATAACCTGCTCGGCCGCTCGAACGCCGGGCGCCTGCTCTCCGTCATCTTCACCGTTCGGCAGAATCTCGTTCGTGTCATCTCGGCCCGGCCCATGAGCCGGAAGGAGCGTTCGCACTATGCCAAAGTCCCGTTCGAAGCGCCCTAG
- a CDS encoding BrnA antitoxin family protein yields the protein MPKSRSKRPSAKPKARAKAPLKAIPHFRSEDEEREFWATADSAEYFDWTSARRVAFPNLKPSTETISLRLPQGLLDDLKVLANQRDVPYQSLLKVYLAERVAVERDTATRPSRRASA from the coding sequence ATGCCAAAGTCCCGTTCGAAGCGCCCTAGCGCGAAGCCGAAGGCGCGCGCGAAGGCCCCCTTGAAGGCCATTCCGCACTTCCGCTCCGAAGACGAGGAGCGGGAGTTTTGGGCGACCGCCGATTCGGCGGAATACTTCGATTGGACCAGCGCACGACGCGTCGCGTTTCCCAATCTGAAGCCATCGACCGAAACGATTTCGCTGCGCTTGCCGCAAGGCCTGCTCGACGATCTCAAGGTGCTCGCGAATCAGCGCGATGTGCCGTACCAGTCACTCTTGAAAGTCTACCTGGCAGAGCGCGTCGCCGTCGAGCGCGATACGGCGACACGTCCGTCTCGTCGCGCGAGTGCATAA
- a CDS encoding type II toxin-antitoxin system HicA family toxin, which yields MKVRDVLRLLADDGWVLARTRGSHHQFRHPSKPGLVTLAGSSNDDLAPGTLNSILKQAGLKTSGQE from the coding sequence GTGAAAGTTCGCGATGTGCTCCGATTGCTTGCTGATGACGGGTGGGTGCTCGCGCGAACGCGAGGCAGTCATCACCAGTTCCGACATCCCTCGAAACCGGGGCTGGTCACCCTCGCGGGCTCTAGCAATGACGACCTTGCGCCAGGTACTTTGAATAGCATCCTGAAGCAGGCAGGGCTCAAGACCTCGGGTCAGGAGTAA
- a CDS encoding type II toxin-antitoxin system HicB family antitoxin, with the protein MHRYLIIIESTPTGFSAYSPDLPGCVAAGASQSDVERAMREAIELHLEGLREAGLPLPVGGTSATYVEVAA; encoded by the coding sequence GTGCACCGCTACTTGATCATCATTGAATCGACCCCCACCGGCTTCTCGGCGTATTCGCCGGACCTGCCGGGATGCGTCGCCGCGGGCGCGTCGCAGTCCGACGTGGAGCGCGCGATGCGTGAGGCGATCGAGTTACATCTGGAAGGCCTCCGCGAGGCAGGCCTGCCACTTCCCGTGGGCGGTACGTCGGCGACCTACGTAGAGGTTGCTGCATAA
- a CDS encoding BrnA antitoxin family protein codes for MRKQYDFANAKKNPYAKRLKKPVTIRLDESTVAYFKALADETELPYQSLINLYLRDCAASGRRLSMAWRAAKSGAA; via the coding sequence ATGAGGAAGCAATACGACTTTGCCAACGCCAAGAAGAACCCCTACGCGAAACGACTGAAGAAGCCCGTCACGATTCGTTTGGACGAGTCCACGGTGGCGTACTTCAAAGCGCTGGCCGACGAGACCGAGCTGCCGTATCAGAGTCTGATCAACCTATACCTACGCGACTGTGCGGCGTCGGGCCGTCGCCTGTCGATGGCCTGGCGCGCGGCGAAGTCGGGCGCCGCATAA
- a CDS encoding carboxypeptidase regulatory-like domain-containing protein: MRRILRWIPTALAAVALVAVTTSARAQDAQPVTGAISGVVRDDVGRPVEGAEVLVMQLRTRVRSRADGAFTVDQLANGKYTLQVRRVGFAPASVKVSVKDGAGTVAIVLKRVPFSLPSVVTVAARGGLSGVVADTGYRPLGGVKVQVVGTNQSVETDSVGAFFLPVRAGTYMVVLRRGGFRRQVVSVTVPKDTGRKIAAWMLPETKDSDPRYGAMLFDQNLRVLRAAPATSKFFSREDIERLGFTDLRAIGSFASGHLMNPDCPVMENGDPKRTLPLWAITAKDLEFVEAYINPGVRTTVRPNGGGAADKFEQNKREMAVVPPSDCGVSLVVWWRK; encoded by the coding sequence ATGCGTCGCATTCTTCGATGGATTCCGACTGCGCTCGCCGCGGTCGCGTTGGTGGCAGTCACGACGTCGGCCCGCGCGCAGGACGCGCAACCCGTTACGGGCGCGATCAGTGGCGTCGTACGAGACGACGTCGGTCGCCCGGTGGAAGGCGCTGAAGTGCTGGTGATGCAACTCCGCACGCGAGTGCGATCGCGCGCCGATGGCGCGTTCACCGTCGATCAGCTCGCGAACGGCAAGTACACGCTGCAAGTGCGTCGGGTCGGATTTGCTCCTGCATCGGTGAAGGTGTCTGTGAAAGACGGTGCAGGCACGGTCGCGATTGTGCTGAAGCGTGTCCCGTTTTCGTTGCCGTCTGTGGTGACGGTGGCCGCTCGCGGTGGATTGAGCGGTGTCGTCGCCGATACAGGCTATCGGCCGCTCGGCGGTGTGAAGGTGCAGGTGGTTGGCACGAATCAATCGGTCGAGACCGATTCCGTCGGCGCCTTCTTCCTGCCCGTGCGGGCCGGTACGTACATGGTCGTGCTGCGACGCGGTGGATTCCGGCGGCAGGTGGTCAGTGTCACCGTCCCGAAGGACACGGGCCGCAAGATCGCTGCGTGGATGCTGCCCGAAACGAAAGACAGCGATCCGCGCTACGGCGCCATGCTGTTTGACCAGAACCTGCGCGTGCTGCGCGCCGCGCCAGCGACGAGCAAGTTTTTTTCGCGTGAGGACATCGAGCGGCTCGGGTTCACGGACTTGCGCGCGATTGGCAGCTTTGCCAGTGGGCACCTCATGAACCCGGACTGTCCGGTGATGGAGAACGGCGATCCCAAGCGCACGCTCCCGCTGTGGGCGATCACGGCAAAGGACTTGGAGTTTGTCGAGGCGTACATCAATCCCGGCGTTCGCACCACGGTTCGGCCGAACGGCGGTGGCGCGGCGGACAAGTTTGAGCAGAACAAGCGCGAGATGGCGGTGGTGCCCCCGTCCGACTGTGGCGTGTCGTTGGTGGTGTGGTGGCGTAAGTGA
- a CDS encoding VOC family protein — protein MKRVTGIGGIFFKAKDAPLLRTWYKRHLGIDVQVWGGASFDWTDAEGKPVAGTTAWCINPQEGDHFAPSSAPFMVNYRVEDLHALVGILKEEGCDVLEKIEESEYGKFAWVIDPEGNKVELWQPPQGQ, from the coding sequence ATGAAACGAGTCACTGGCATCGGCGGCATCTTTTTCAAGGCGAAGGACGCGCCGTTACTGCGAACCTGGTACAAGCGGCATTTGGGAATCGATGTCCAGGTTTGGGGCGGAGCGTCCTTCGATTGGACCGACGCCGAGGGCAAGCCGGTTGCAGGTACTACGGCCTGGTGTATCAATCCACAGGAAGGCGATCACTTTGCTCCCAGCTCTGCTCCCTTCATGGTCAACTACCGCGTGGAAGACCTCCACGCCCTGGTCGGGATCTTGAAGGAGGAAGGCTGCGATGTGCTCGAGAAGATTGAAGAATCCGAGTATGGAAAATTTGCCTGGGTCATTGATCCTGAGGGCAACAAGGTCGAGCTCTGGCAGCCCCCTCAAGGCCAATGA
- a CDS encoding DUF3830 family protein produces the protein MTMLTVRIGSMVFTATLESARAPRTTAAFLARLPFEGQLVQARWSGEAGWVPLGDYDLGVAYENATSYPAPGQVLWHPPGLSEAELLLPYGSTCFSSRVGQLAGNHFLTIHDARGDLAELGRRLLHDGAQPISFQLIE, from the coding sequence ATGACCATGTTGACGGTACGAATCGGTTCGATGGTGTTCACCGCCACGCTTGAATCTGCACGCGCACCACGGACAACCGCCGCGTTCCTGGCGCGCCTCCCGTTTGAAGGACAACTCGTCCAGGCGCGCTGGAGCGGCGAGGCGGGCTGGGTGCCACTCGGCGACTACGATCTTGGAGTCGCCTATGAGAACGCGACGAGTTACCCGGCTCCGGGACAGGTCCTTTGGCACCCACCCGGGCTGAGCGAAGCAGAGCTTCTCTTGCCGTATGGCAGTACATGCTTTTCCAGCCGGGTCGGCCAACTGGCGGGCAACCACTTTCTGACGATCCATGATGCACGTGGCGATCTCGCTGAGCTTGGGCGCAGACTGCTTCACGATGGTGCGCAGCCGATCAGCTTCCAGCTGATCGAGTGA